The following coding sequences lie in one Calderihabitans maritimus genomic window:
- a CDS encoding 3-isopropylmalate dehydratase large subunit → MHALEKILARASGKNRVKAGEIVNCKVDLAEVNDLYLQVIESFEEMGGKKVWDPEKVVFVFDHYAPAPTIKSAANHKVMREFVWKHGIKHLFDINAGVCHQVMPEAGLVFPGMILVATDSHTTTHGAFGAFGTGVGATDLACILISGELWFRVPEVIKIEINGTLLPGVLPKDVILHILGRLGTDVAVYKAIEFTGETVEKFDIAGRMVVCNMAVEMGAKTSYIQPDEKTLTYLKSRGVDIDKIEILQTDPDYEYSAIYTFDVSELQPQVAIPHSVDNVVPVDAVKGTKVDQVFIGSCTGGRLEDIEWAYKILKGKTINDRTRLVIIPASRNVFLEAIKRGYVEVLVESGATFSTPGCGPCLGAHQGVIADGEVCVTATNRNFPGRMGSTDAQIYLTSPATAAACALAGKIVDPREYMEEV, encoded by the coding sequence ATGCATGCATTAGAAAAGATTTTGGCGAGAGCTTCGGGAAAGAATAGGGTAAAGGCGGGTGAAATTGTTAATTGCAAAGTAGACCTGGCCGAGGTAAATGATCTTTATCTGCAGGTAATAGAATCCTTTGAAGAAATGGGGGGTAAAAAGGTCTGGGACCCGGAAAAAGTAGTATTCGTTTTTGACCACTACGCCCCGGCCCCGACAATAAAATCGGCTGCCAACCATAAGGTTATGAGGGAGTTTGTCTGGAAACACGGCATTAAACACCTTTTTGACATAAACGCAGGGGTCTGTCACCAAGTTATGCCTGAGGCGGGCCTGGTATTCCCAGGGATGATACTAGTTGCTACTGATTCACATACCACAACCCACGGGGCCTTTGGAGCCTTTGGCACCGGAGTGGGAGCCACCGATTTGGCATGTATTCTTATATCCGGCGAGCTATGGTTCCGGGTACCCGAGGTTATAAAAATAGAGATAAATGGCACGTTGTTGCCCGGAGTTCTCCCTAAAGACGTAATACTCCACATACTTGGTCGGTTAGGTACCGATGTGGCGGTTTACAAGGCCATTGAATTTACCGGTGAGACCGTTGAAAAATTTGATATAGCAGGCAGGATGGTAGTCTGCAATATGGCGGTTGAGATGGGGGCTAAGACTTCTTACATTCAGCCGGATGAAAAGACTTTAACCTATCTAAAGTCGAGAGGGGTAGATATAGATAAAATAGAAATATTACAGACAGACCCTGATTACGAATACAGCGCCATATACACTTTCGATGTTTCCGAGCTTCAACCCCAGGTAGCCATTCCTCACAGTGTTGACAATGTGGTTCCCGTAGATGCAGTAAAGGGCACTAAAGTCGATCAGGTATTTATTGGTTCCTGTACCGGGGGCAGGCTTGAAGATATCGAATGGGCCTATAAAATCTTGAAAGGGAAAACAATAAATGACAGAACGAGACTGGTAATAATTCCAGCTTCTAGGAATGTGTTTCTTGAAGCCATAAAGCGGGGGTATGTGGAAGTCCTGGTTGAGTCAGGGGCAACATTTAGCACTCCCGGGTGCGGGCCGTGCCTTGGAGCTCACCAGGGGGTGATTGCTGATGGAGAGGTGTGTGTCACTGCTACTAACAGGAATTTCCCCGGCCGGATGGGCAGCACTGATGCTCAAATATACCTGACATCACCGGCTACTGCAGCGGCTTGTGCTTTGGCGGGGAAAATCGTAGATCCTCGTGAATATATGGAGGAGGTTTAA
- a CDS encoding sigma-54 interaction domain-containing protein — translation GVQFKSDLVSSLIRNYCPVCSGICNVARYRFEDIIGESKAIKNSIEIAKRYADFDSTVLVLGETGTGKEMFAQSIHNKSKRAQGPFVAVNCASISESLLESELFGYVEGAFTGASRSGKAGLFEMAHKGTIFLDEISELPISIQAKLLRVIQEKAVMRLGDDRVIPVDVRIIAASNKNLYEMVKRNKFREDLYYRLNVLTLTIPSLRERSEDIIFLFEYFLDLYSLKFNIEKPIIDKKCLSIIQNYDWPGNVREMENFIKRLLAAFGSQYVDTEKILALLNLEKNDSVRLSSLRNKKKPAKTLSDEQILKALRESDFNKTQAAKQLGISRTTLWRILRKKENLLLKRDL, via the coding sequence CGGTGTCCAATTTAAATCGGATTTGGTGTCCAGTTTAATCCGGAATTACTGTCCAGTTTGCTCCGGAATATGCAATGTGGCCCGTTACAGATTTGAAGACATTATTGGGGAAAGTAAAGCCATTAAAAATAGCATAGAAATAGCAAAGCGTTATGCAGATTTTGATTCTACGGTACTCGTATTGGGCGAGACCGGGACTGGAAAAGAAATGTTTGCTCAGAGCATTCATAATAAAAGCAAAAGGGCTCAGGGGCCTTTTGTGGCTGTAAACTGTGCATCTATTTCAGAAAGTTTACTGGAAAGTGAATTATTTGGATACGTAGAAGGTGCTTTTACCGGTGCTTCAAGGAGCGGGAAAGCCGGATTGTTTGAAATGGCCCACAAAGGGACCATTTTCCTGGATGAAATCTCAGAATTGCCCATTTCTATCCAGGCAAAACTTTTGAGGGTAATTCAGGAGAAAGCCGTTATGAGGCTCGGGGATGACCGGGTCATTCCTGTTGATGTAAGAATTATTGCGGCGAGCAATAAAAATCTCTATGAAATGGTAAAAAGAAATAAGTTCCGTGAAGACCTGTATTATAGATTAAATGTCCTTACTTTAACAATACCTTCTTTAAGGGAAAGGTCAGAGGATATAATTTTTCTGTTTGAATATTTTTTAGATTTGTATTCATTAAAGTTTAATATTGAAAAACCTATAATAGACAAAAAATGTTTAAGCATAATCCAAAATTACGATTGGCCGGGGAACGTCCGGGAAATGGAAAATTTTATTAAAAGACTGTTAGCGGCTTTTGGATCGCAATATGTGGATACTGAAAAAATTTTGGCTCTTCTTAATTTAGAAAAGAATGATTCAGTGCGTTTATCATCTTTAAGAAACAAGAAAAAACCTGCAAAAACGTTAAGTGACGAACAAATTCTTAAAGCGTTAAGAGAAAGTGATTTTAATAAGACACAAGCTGCAAAACAACTGGGTATAAGCAGGACGACGCTCTGGAGAATTTTAAGAAAAAAGGAAAATTTATTGCTTAAACGAGATCTCTGA
- a CDS encoding tripartite tricarboxylate transporter substrate binding protein, which translates to MKLFRKPGASWLVVFVVAVLILSVAGCSSTGGDNKAANETQKETADTTAKTAKYPEKPINYIVAFNPGGESDITARAQQKPLEKILGVDIVISYKIGGGGAVGWQELVNSKPDGYTVAGFNLPHIILQPMVREDAGYKTEQITPIYIFEATPNILAVRKDSEFKTLEDFVKYAKENPGAITIGGSGSYSANHLGTLEFNQIAGIETTYIPFSGSGEAVPALLGGHVTALMTYTTMGIKHSDEMRVLAVAAEERVPALPDVPTFKELGYDYVEGAYRGMAGPPGLPEDIIKILAEANRKVNQNSAFREKLEGMGFKLVDLGPEESKKLIAEKTEYYRKILKELGLIK; encoded by the coding sequence ATGAAATTATTTAGAAAGCCAGGCGCTTCATGGTTAGTTGTTTTTGTAGTTGCAGTGTTAATTTTGAGTGTGGCGGGCTGTTCTTCAACAGGTGGCGACAACAAGGCGGCTAATGAAACTCAAAAAGAAACTGCTGACACTACAGCAAAAACAGCAAAGTATCCTGAGAAGCCGATAAATTATATCGTAGCATTTAACCCGGGTGGTGAATCGGATATAACAGCCAGAGCTCAGCAAAAACCACTGGAAAAGATTTTAGGTGTTGATATAGTTATATCATACAAAATCGGTGGTGGAGGCGCCGTCGGATGGCAGGAATTAGTAAACAGCAAGCCTGATGGTTATACCGTTGCAGGTTTTAACCTGCCACACATTATCTTGCAACCAATGGTAAGGGAAGATGCAGGATACAAAACCGAACAAATTACCCCGATTTATATTTTTGAAGCCACTCCCAATATTCTGGCAGTGCGCAAGGATAGTGAATTTAAGACCTTAGAAGATTTTGTAAAATATGCTAAAGAAAATCCGGGAGCTATTACTATTGGTGGTAGCGGTAGTTACAGTGCCAATCATCTTGGGACTTTAGAGTTTAATCAGATAGCGGGGATAGAAACTACTTATATACCTTTCAGTGGTTCCGGGGAAGCTGTTCCAGCTTTGTTGGGCGGCCATGTAACTGCTTTAATGACCTACACCACTATGGGTATTAAACACAGTGATGAAATGAGGGTTCTGGCGGTTGCTGCCGAAGAAAGAGTTCCTGCTCTACCTGATGTACCGACATTTAAAGAACTTGGTTATGACTATGTTGAAGGCGCCTATCGCGGTATGGCAGGTCCCCCAGGTTTGCCCGAGGATATAATTAAAATTCTGGCCGAAGCCAATCGAAAAGTTAATCAAAATAGTGCTTTTAGAGAAAAGTTGGAAGGTATGGGTTTCAAATTGGTAGATTTGGGACCTGAGGAATCTAAAAAATTGATTGCTGAAAAAACCGAGTATTACAGAAAGATATTAAAAGAATTGGGTTTAATAAAATGA
- a CDS encoding tripartite tricarboxylate transporter permease — MVENTILEALIALFTFKNLLFMLFGVTAGMMAGALPGLTATMAVALIVPFTFTMDPITGLATLGAIYCGAIFGGAFSAILVNTPGTPSSIGTTFDGYPMTKQGRGEEAIFTATFASAGGGLVGTLILVFLSIPLAKVSLKFGPPEYFWISIFGLTIIASLASKSLLKGLAGGIFGLLLSMIGIAPVGGDVRFTLGIPAFQGGVELLSILIGFFCIPEMLKIAGNLKKQRSKATVEVKKQSGVIKKAFLNVFQKPFNFVRSSLIGAFIGVLPGAGGNIANLVAYNEAQRASKNPESFGTGNPEGVVATEAANNATVGGGLVPLLTLGIPGAPPDAVIYGALMLQGLKPGPELFTANAKITYAFMLSLFIANLMMLVVGIIGGKSIYQAVTKVPEKILVPSIIFLTILGSYAIRNNIMDVIVMLIGGFIGYVLKELDFHPGPIVLGLILGPIAEKGFVQGYLMGQASNAPLLIFFTRPISIILIAITILSALWPVIRERKKKQEKGVVAN; from the coding sequence ATGGTGGAAAATACTATTTTAGAAGCATTAATAGCACTGTTTACTTTCAAAAATTTGCTTTTTATGTTATTTGGGGTCACGGCCGGGATGATGGCTGGTGCCTTGCCCGGTCTAACAGCTACTATGGCTGTAGCCTTAATTGTTCCTTTTACATTTACTATGGATCCTATTACAGGATTAGCCACCTTAGGAGCTATTTATTGTGGAGCCATTTTTGGAGGAGCTTTTTCTGCTATCCTGGTTAATACACCCGGTACTCCTTCTTCCATTGGGACGACTTTCGACGGTTATCCGATGACCAAGCAGGGTCGGGGTGAAGAAGCTATTTTTACTGCTACCTTCGCTTCGGCTGGTGGGGGATTGGTAGGTACCCTGATCCTGGTTTTTCTATCGATCCCTTTAGCAAAAGTTTCTCTTAAATTCGGACCGCCTGAATATTTCTGGATTAGTATCTTTGGATTAACAATTATAGCGAGTCTGGCTTCTAAATCGTTGTTGAAAGGACTGGCCGGAGGTATTTTCGGGCTGTTGTTGAGTATGATCGGAATTGCTCCTGTAGGGGGAGATGTAAGGTTTACTTTGGGCATTCCTGCCTTCCAGGGTGGTGTTGAACTGCTATCTATACTAATCGGGTTCTTTTGTATACCTGAAATGTTAAAGATAGCAGGCAACCTCAAAAAACAGCGTTCGAAGGCGACGGTGGAAGTTAAAAAGCAATCCGGTGTAATAAAGAAGGCATTTTTAAATGTTTTCCAAAAACCCTTTAACTTCGTTAGATCTTCGCTTATCGGGGCGTTTATCGGTGTTTTACCAGGTGCAGGCGGCAATATTGCTAATTTGGTAGCTTATAACGAAGCTCAACGCGCATCCAAGAATCCCGAAAGTTTCGGTACTGGAAACCCAGAGGGAGTAGTGGCTACAGAAGCAGCAAACAATGCTACTGTCGGGGGCGGCTTGGTTCCACTGCTTACCTTGGGGATTCCTGGCGCGCCACCGGATGCAGTCATATACGGAGCTTTAATGCTACAGGGACTTAAACCTGGTCCTGAATTGTTTACTGCCAATGCAAAAATAACTTATGCTTTTATGCTTTCCCTGTTTATAGCCAATCTGATGATGCTCGTTGTTGGAATAATTGGTGGTAAATCGATCTATCAAGCTGTTACCAAGGTCCCAGAAAAAATCCTGGTGCCATCAATAATATTTCTGACGATTTTAGGTTCCTATGCTATTCGAAATAATATTATGGATGTAATTGTGATGCTGATTGGTGGGTTTATCGGGTATGTATTGAAAGAATTGGATTTTCATCCGGGACCAATTGTTTTGGGTCTGATTTTGGGTCCTATTGCGGAAAAAGGATTTGTACAAGGTTATTTAATGGGGCAGGCTTCAAACGCTCCGTTGTTGATCTTCTTCACGAGACCAATTTCCATAATTTTAATTGCCATAACTATATTGTCTGCCCTCTGGCCAGTTATTAGAGAGCGTAAAAAGAAACAGGAGAAAGGAGTGGTAGCTAACTGA
- a CDS encoding 3-isopropylmalate dehydratase small subunit encodes MQFKISGKAYIFGDDLDTDQIYPGRYLELTAKSDIASHCMEGVRPGFAREIQEGDIIVAGRNFGCGSSREHAAIALKEAGVGAVVAESFARIFFRNAINLGLPLITCRGISNRVKEGDVLEIDLSTGEIKNKTTGESFRGEGLSEFILRILENGGIKPLFKAGYYSRFS; translated from the coding sequence ATGCAGTTTAAAATATCGGGTAAAGCTTATATTTTTGGCGATGACCTCGATACAGATCAAATTTACCCCGGAAGGTACCTGGAACTTACCGCCAAGTCTGATATTGCATCTCACTGCATGGAAGGCGTAAGACCTGGTTTTGCCAGGGAAATACAAGAGGGTGATATAATAGTAGCGGGAAGGAACTTCGGATGCGGTTCCTCTCGAGAGCACGCTGCTATAGCGTTAAAAGAAGCTGGTGTAGGTGCAGTGGTAGCGGAATCCTTTGCCAGGATATTTTTCAGGAATGCAATTAACCTTGGTCTACCCTTAATAACATGCAGGGGGATTTCAAACAGGGTAAAGGAAGGTGATGTGCTGGAAATAGATTTATCAACGGGGGAGATAAAAAACAAGACCACCGGGGAAAGTTTTCGGGGAGAAGGTCTTTCTGAATTTATATTGAGGATTCTAGAAAATGGTGGGATAAAACCTTTGTTTAAAGCTGGATATTATTCTCGTTTTTCATGA
- a CDS encoding tripartite tricarboxylate transporter TctB family protein — protein sequence MKHKNTDLIGGLIMIIVSLGFLVQMGNFTVYGKMFPRAIILLLFLAGVGLLIKAKVNPAYSELFMEEDKLKMIVVGIISLGWVLLLKKIGFVITSFAALGVLIWILHEKRNWKNFCISFLIAAGEVAVFYLIFAKLLLVPLPSGLLF from the coding sequence ATGAAACACAAAAACACAGATTTAATCGGTGGGTTAATAATGATAATTGTCTCACTTGGTTTCCTGGTGCAGATGGGCAACTTCACAGTATACGGCAAAATGTTTCCTCGTGCCATTATTCTGCTCCTGTTCCTGGCCGGTGTAGGATTACTAATAAAGGCCAAAGTTAATCCCGCTTACTCTGAGCTGTTTATGGAAGAAGATAAACTTAAAATGATAGTCGTCGGCATCATATCCCTTGGCTGGGTGTTGTTGTTGAAGAAAATAGGATTTGTCATAACCAGTTTCGCAGCCCTTGGGGTGTTAATATGGATCCTGCACGAAAAGAGGAACTGGAAAAATTTTTGTATATCCTTTTTAATTGCTGCTGGAGAAGTAGCTGTATTTTACTTGATTTTTGCTAAATTGTTATTGGTCCCCCTTCCTTCCGGTTTGTTATTTTAA
- the larA gene encoding nickel-dependent lactate racemase, with translation MPVVELKYGSSYVEVNIPESSLYAVLNPEDLPGAKDPLQKVKDAIKNPIGSIPLKEMAGGKKNIAILASDISRPSPSHVLVPPIIEELRGAGVSYDDITVVFGLGYHRKHTEEEKKKLVGEEVYSRVKCIDHDINDCVFMGTTTRGTPVEVFRPVAEADLVIATGNLEFHYKAGYSGGDKALLPGVCSKRSIEANHIMMIRPGTMPGKADGNPMREDIEEAGRIANVKFIVNAVLNSRKEIVEVVAGDPIKAHREGTKYIDRMYKRNIKEKVDIVVASCGGFPKDINLYQAQKGLENASYAVKDGGSIILLAECREGLGETTFKEWMLKARSPHDPVQWIQKEFKLGAHKAAVICMVLERVKVYLVSSLDRNLVKDIFLIPVEAAQDALNMALKEYGENAKVLVLPYANSTLPYVEAMI, from the coding sequence GTGCCGGTTGTAGAGCTGAAATACGGGTCTTCATATGTAGAAGTCAATATTCCAGAATCTAGTTTGTATGCCGTTTTAAATCCCGAGGATCTGCCCGGGGCAAAAGATCCCCTGCAGAAAGTAAAAGATGCCATTAAAAATCCCATTGGCAGCATCCCTTTAAAGGAGATGGCCGGAGGAAAAAAGAATATCGCCATCCTGGCTAGCGATATATCTAGACCTTCACCTTCGCATGTTCTGGTTCCTCCTATAATAGAAGAACTGAGAGGAGCAGGAGTGAGTTATGATGATATTACTGTTGTATTCGGGCTCGGATATCACAGGAAACATACCGAAGAGGAAAAGAAAAAATTAGTAGGAGAAGAGGTTTACAGTAGGGTTAAGTGCATTGACCACGATATAAATGATTGCGTTTTTATGGGAACAACTACAAGAGGCACTCCTGTAGAAGTTTTCAGGCCTGTTGCCGAGGCGGATCTGGTAATAGCCACCGGAAACCTGGAGTTTCACTATAAAGCCGGCTACAGCGGCGGTGACAAAGCTCTTTTACCGGGAGTGTGTAGTAAAAGGAGCATAGAGGCAAATCATATTATGATGATAAGACCGGGGACAATGCCGGGTAAAGCTGACGGCAATCCCATGAGGGAGGATATAGAAGAAGCGGGGCGTATTGCCAATGTCAAGTTTATAGTAAACGCTGTATTAAACAGCCGCAAAGAAATAGTGGAGGTTGTAGCCGGCGATCCTATTAAAGCTCATCGGGAAGGTACAAAATACATTGACAGGATGTATAAAAGAAATATAAAGGAAAAAGTTGACATAGTGGTTGCCTCCTGCGGTGGGTTTCCCAAGGATATAAACCTTTACCAGGCTCAAAAAGGCCTTGAAAACGCCAGCTATGCAGTAAAAGATGGTGGAAGTATAATCCTGCTAGCGGAATGCCGGGAGGGGCTGGGGGAGACTACTTTTAAAGAATGGATGCTGAAGGCCAGGTCTCCTCATGACCCGGTTCAATGGATCCAAAAGGAGTTTAAGCTGGGAGCCCACAAAGCCGCGGTAATTTGTATGGTCCTCGAAAGGGTCAAGGTCTATCTGGTATCGAGTTTAGACAGGAATCTAGTAAAGGATATATTCCTTATTCCCGTTGAAGCGGCCCAAGATGCCCTAAATATGGCATTGAAAGAATATGGAGAAAATGCAAAAGTGTTGGTTTTGCCTTATGCGAATTCTACTCTTCCATATGTAGAGGCGATGATATGA